One genomic window of Gemmatimonadota bacterium includes the following:
- a CDS encoding (2Fe-2S)-binding protein, translated as MDTSLSREVAFSDDVAMGRAGMSRRDFIKGIIATGASISAMGYVFGGCAGDMGSAPGAVERLISLNVNGRVRRVDVLPQETLAMTLRYKLGLTGTKLGCDRGECGACTVLVDDVAMYSCSTLTHRVRGRSVVTVEGLEGEDGTLHPVQRAFIEELGPQCGFCTPGQVMSAVALLKINPNPTREEARVAMSGNLCRCGAYDNYLNSVMRAAEEAS; from the coding sequence ATGGATACAAGTTTATCTCGCGAGGTCGCTTTTTCAGATGATGTGGCAATGGGGCGGGCGGGGATGTCGAGACGCGATTTTATCAAAGGGATTATTGCCACTGGCGCGTCTATTTCTGCTATGGGATATGTGTTTGGGGGCTGTGCGGGTGATATGGGTAGCGCGCCGGGCGCGGTTGAGCGGCTCATTTCTCTCAATGTAAATGGTCGCGTGCGTCGCGTTGATGTTTTGCCGCAGGAAACACTGGCGATGACGTTGCGGTATAAACTGGGGCTTACGGGCACAAAGCTGGGGTGCGACCGGGGTGAATGCGGTGCGTGTACAGTGCTGGTCGATGATGTGGCGATGTATTCGTGTTCGACTTTAACCCACCGCGTGCGGGGCCGTTCGGTTGTGACCGTCGAGGGTCTTGAAGGCGAAGATGGCACATTGCATCCGGTTCAGCGAGCATTTATTGAAGAACTGGGACCCCAGTGTGGTTTTTGCACGCCGGGTCAGGTGATGTCGGCGGTGGCACTGCTCAAGATCAATCCGAATCCAACCCGCGAAGAAGCGCGGGTTGCCATGTCTGGAAATCTTTGTCGCTGTGGTGCTTACGATAATTATCTAAACTCAGTAATGCGCGCGGCAGAGGAGGCTTCTTAA